One window from the genome of Erwinia sorbitola encodes:
- the rsmI gene encoding 16S rRNA (cytidine(1402)-2'-O)-methyltransferase, protein MKQHDRADISASTLYIVPTPIGNLGDITQRALTVLASVDLIAAEDTRHTGLLLQHFAINARLFALHDHNEQQKAEVLLAKLREGQSIALVSDAGTPLINDPGYHLVRLCREAGIRVVPLPGACAAITALSAAGLPSDRFCYEGFLPAKSKGRCDTLRALEQEPRTIIFYESTHRLLDSLQDMVTVLGPDRYVVLAREITKTWESIFGAPVGELLAWVLEDENRRKGEMVLIVEGFHAVEEALPVEALRTLALLQSELPLKKAAALTAEIHGVKKNALYKYALEQQGE, encoded by the coding sequence ATGAAACAACACGATCGGGCAGATATTTCTGCCAGCACGCTCTATATCGTTCCAACACCGATTGGTAACCTGGGCGATATCACCCAGCGGGCACTGACGGTGCTTGCGAGCGTCGATCTGATCGCTGCGGAAGATACACGTCATACCGGGCTGTTGCTACAACATTTCGCCATCAATGCGCGCCTCTTCGCATTGCATGATCATAATGAACAGCAGAAGGCGGAAGTCTTGCTGGCGAAGCTGCGCGAGGGTCAAAGCATAGCGTTAGTTTCCGACGCTGGCACTCCCTTGATTAACGATCCTGGCTATCATTTGGTGCGTTTGTGTCGTGAAGCGGGTATCCGCGTCGTGCCTTTACCAGGTGCCTGTGCCGCTATTACTGCTTTAAGCGCCGCCGGATTGCCCTCTGACCGTTTCTGTTATGAAGGTTTCCTGCCAGCGAAAAGCAAAGGACGCTGCGACACGCTGCGCGCCCTTGAGCAGGAGCCGCGCACGATTATCTTTTATGAATCAACGCATCGCCTGCTCGACAGTTTGCAAGATATGGTCACTGTGCTTGGTCCGGATCGTTATGTGGTACTGGCGCGTGAAATCACCAAAACCTGGGAGTCGATCTTCGGCGCGCCGGTGGGTGAACTGCTGGCTTGGGTGCTGGAAGATGAAAATCGCCGTAAAGGCGAAATGGTGCTGATTGTGGAAGGTTTTCACGCAGTGGAAGAGGCATTACCGGTAGAAGCGCTGCGTACCCTGGCGCTGTTGCAGAGCGAGTTACCGCTGAAGAAAGCCGCTGCGCTTACGGCGGAAATCCATGGTGTGAAGAAAAATGCGCTATATAAGTACGCCCTGGAGCAGCAGGGTGAGTGA
- a CDS encoding penicillin-binding protein activator → MLPSKVVHCKAVRTVPLLLAALIFAGCTGQAPQTPTANVQGAANGTSDYYLQQMQQSADDNKVDWQLLAIRALLNEGKIPQANDQLTQLPQDLNATRLQELLLLQAQMSVAQQNLPDAAAKLKQIDTSALSPEQQVRYFQLQIATSQGRPSLDVLRAYIAQQALLTNPADKQKNIDATWQTLAQMTPEQMNNITINADENVLQGWIDLLGVYHANVSDPDMLKAGISDWQTRYPNNPAAKMLPTALTQVQNFQPASTGKIALLLPLSGQAQVFANAIQKGFNDAKNGVLAQGSTPAPAEAAPVQAPEAVPAAPDAVVSTSAAPTDTTAAQPAEVQPQSVPANSVETAAPSSSTQVQVYDSSTQPVDQLLAQAKNDGATLVVGPLLKNHVEQLANSQTPLNVLALNEPENIQNRPNLCYFALSPEDEARDAAHHMWDQGKRTPLMLVPRSSLGDRVNKAFAAEWQKLGGGTVLQQQFGSKTELRQGINSGGGIRLTGTPVNVQPAAATGVTIGGLTIPAPITDPQVSTSNGSVDSVYIVATQDELALIKPMIAMRVSSRDNVGLYASSRSNQAGAGPDYRLEMDGLQYSDIPLLSGANPALMQQAVKTFNNDYSLVRLYAMGIDAWTLANHFSEMRSLPGFQIKGDTGNLSATQDCVINRKLVWSQYRQGQVVPAA, encoded by the coding sequence ATGCTTCCTTCGAAAGTAGTTCACTGCAAAGCAGTACGCACGGTGCCACTGCTGCTGGCCGCCCTGATTTTCGCCGGGTGTACCGGCCAAGCTCCGCAAACGCCTACGGCGAATGTACAGGGGGCAGCCAACGGAACCTCTGACTATTATCTGCAACAGATGCAGCAAAGCGCAGATGATAACAAGGTTGACTGGCAATTACTCGCAATCAGAGCGTTGTTGAACGAAGGGAAGATTCCTCAAGCCAACGACCAGCTAACGCAATTACCGCAGGATCTGAATGCCACCCGGCTCCAGGAGCTGCTGCTGCTTCAGGCACAGATGAGTGTGGCGCAGCAGAACCTGCCTGATGCTGCCGCGAAACTGAAACAGATCGACACCAGCGCGCTGTCACCAGAGCAGCAGGTACGTTACTTCCAGCTGCAAATAGCCACCAGCCAGGGGCGCCCTTCGCTGGATGTCCTGCGCGCCTATATTGCCCAGCAAGCGCTGCTAACTAACCCGGCCGATAAGCAGAAAAATATCGATGCCACCTGGCAAACCCTGGCACAGATGACGCCAGAGCAGATGAACAATATCACCATCAACGCCGATGAAAATGTGTTGCAGGGCTGGATAGATTTGCTGGGCGTGTATCATGCCAACGTCAGCGACCCGGATATGCTTAAAGCGGGCATCAGCGACTGGCAGACGCGTTATCCTAATAACCCTGCGGCCAAAATGCTGCCGACGGCGCTGACGCAGGTACAGAACTTCCAGCCTGCCTCTACCGGGAAAATCGCCCTGCTGCTGCCGTTGAGCGGCCAGGCGCAGGTGTTTGCCAACGCCATCCAGAAGGGCTTTAACGACGCAAAAAATGGCGTTCTGGCTCAGGGCAGCACCCCGGCTCCGGCAGAAGCAGCTCCGGTTCAGGCTCCTGAAGCAGTACCGGCAGCGCCTGACGCCGTAGTCAGCACGTCTGCTGCGCCAACGGATACTACCGCAGCCCAGCCAGCAGAGGTTCAGCCGCAGTCGGTTCCGGCCAACAGCGTTGAAACGGCGGCACCGTCGAGCAGTACTCAGGTTCAGGTTTACGACAGCAGTACCCAACCCGTTGATCAGCTGCTGGCCCAGGCAAAAAATGATGGCGCTACGCTGGTGGTCGGCCCGCTATTGAAAAATCACGTTGAACAGCTGGCTAACAGCCAGACGCCACTGAACGTTCTGGCGCTGAATGAACCGGAAAATATCCAGAACCGTCCGAATCTTTGCTACTTTGCGCTTTCTCCTGAAGACGAAGCGCGGGATGCTGCGCATCATATGTGGGATCAGGGCAAGCGCACTCCGCTGATGCTGGTGCCTCGCAGTTCGTTAGGTGATCGCGTAAATAAAGCCTTTGCTGCGGAGTGGCAGAAGCTGGGTGGCGGCACAGTATTGCAGCAGCAGTTCGGTTCTAAAACGGAGCTGAGACAGGGTATTAACAGTGGCGGGGGGATCCGTCTGACCGGTACTCCGGTCAATGTACAGCCTGCGGCAGCGACAGGGGTGACCATTGGTGGCCTGACTATTCCGGCCCCGATAACCGATCCACAGGTCAGCACCAGCAACGGCAGCGTGGATTCAGTGTATATTGTCGCCACACAGGATGAACTGGCGCTGATTAAGCCGATGATCGCCATGCGTGTCAGCAGCCGTGATAATGTGGGGCTGTATGCCAGCTCACGCAGCAATCAGGCGGGGGCAGGTCCGGACTACCGTCTGGAGATGGACGGCTTGCAATATAGCGATATCCCGCTGCTTTCTGGTGCTAATCCGGCCCTGATGCAGCAGGCAGTGAAGACGTTTAACAATGATTACTCACTGGTTCGTCTCTATGCGATGGGCATTGACGCCTGGACGCTGGCGAATCACTTCAGCGAGATGCGCTCGCTGCCTGGTTTCCAGATCAAAGGGGACACCGGCAACCTGAGCGCGACTCAGGACTGCGTCATTAACAGGAAGTTAGTGTGGAGCCAGTATCGTCAGGGGCAGGTCGTTCCGGCCGCCTGA
- a CDS encoding YraN family protein — MEPVSSGAGRSGRLSRQQQGAACERQARHLLQTSGLRFVAANVRYRAGEIDLIMRDKLVWVFVEVRYRRDARFGGAAASITRSKQQKLLHAAALWLNSRGQSFDTADCRFDVVAFTGEQVEWLPNAFTAE; from the coding sequence GTGGAGCCAGTATCGTCAGGGGCAGGTCGTTCCGGCCGCCTGAGTCGACAACAACAAGGGGCGGCCTGCGAACGTCAGGCGCGCCACCTGTTGCAAACATCAGGTCTGCGTTTTGTCGCCGCCAATGTGCGCTACCGCGCAGGCGAAATTGACCTGATTATGCGTGATAAACTGGTGTGGGTTTTTGTTGAGGTTCGCTACCGGCGCGATGCCCGATTTGGTGGCGCAGCGGCCAGCATTACCCGCAGTAAACAACAAAAGCTGTTGCATGCAGCGGCGCTATGGCTGAACAGCCGTGGGCAGAGTTTCGACACGGCTGACTGCCGTTTTGATGTGGTAGCCTTCACCGGCGAACAGGTGGAGTGGTTACCCAATGCATTTACAGCAGAATAA
- the diaA gene encoding DnaA initiator-associating protein DiaA, translated as MLERIKVCFTESIQTQIAAAEALPDAISRAAMTIVQSLLNGNKILSCGNGTSSANAQHFAASMINRFETERPSLPAIALSADNVLLTAIGNDRLHEEIYAKQVRALGHAGDILLAISTRGNSRDIVKAVEAAVTRDMTIIALTGYDGGELAGLLGPQDVEIRIPSHRSARIQEMHMLTVNCLCDLIDNTLFPHQDV; from the coding sequence GTGCTGGAAAGAATTAAAGTCTGTTTTACCGAAAGTATTCAAACCCAAATCGCAGCGGCAGAAGCCCTGCCGGATGCCATATCACGCGCAGCGATGACCATCGTCCAGTCGCTGCTTAATGGCAACAAAATCCTGAGCTGTGGCAACGGAACCTCCAGCGCCAATGCCCAGCATTTTGCTGCCAGCATGATCAACCGTTTTGAAACCGAGCGCCCAAGCCTGCCTGCTATCGCTCTCAGCGCCGATAATGTGCTGCTGACGGCGATTGGCAACGATCGCCTGCACGAAGAGATCTACGCCAAGCAGGTGCGCGCCTTAGGCCACGCCGGAGATATTTTGCTGGCGATCTCAACCCGCGGCAACAGCCGTGATATTGTCAAAGCTGTAGAAGCAGCGGTTACGCGTGATATGACGATTATTGCGCTGACCGGCTACGACGGCGGTGAACTCGCCGGTCTGCTGGGACCACAGGATGTGGAGATTCGTATCCCCTCGCATCGCAGCGCGAGAATTCAGGAAATGCATATGTTAACCGTGAATTGTCTGTGCGATTTAATAGATAACACTTTGTTTCCCCACCAGGATGTTTAA
- the dolP gene encoding division/outer membrane stress-associated lipid-binding lipoprotein has translation MKALSACAVILTALMLQGCVAAVVGSAAVATKSATDPRSVGTQVDDGTLELRVTNALSKDEQIKQNTHIVATAYQGKVLLTGQAPSSDLATRAKQIAVGVDGATEVYNEIRTGSKVSFGTASSDTWITTKVRSQLLGSDQVKSSNVKVTTENGEVFLLGLVTESEGKAAADIASRVNGVKHVTTAFTILK, from the coding sequence ATGAAGGCATTATCTGCATGTGCAGTTATCCTTACCGCGTTGATGTTACAGGGCTGTGTGGCTGCGGTTGTAGGCAGCGCGGCCGTCGCAACAAAAAGCGCCACCGATCCCCGCTCCGTAGGCACTCAGGTTGATGACGGCACCTTAGAGCTGCGAGTCACTAACGCGTTATCCAAAGACGAACAGATCAAACAAAATACCCATATTGTCGCCACGGCCTATCAGGGCAAAGTGCTGCTGACCGGTCAGGCGCCAAGCAGCGACCTGGCAACCCGGGCGAAACAGATCGCCGTAGGCGTGGATGGTGCTACTGAGGTCTATAACGAAATCCGCACCGGTAGCAAAGTCAGCTTCGGTACGGCTTCTTCTGATACCTGGATCACCACCAAAGTACGTTCACAGCTGCTGGGCAGCGATCAGGTGAAATCCTCAAACGTGAAGGTCACCACTGAAAATGGTGAAGTGTTCCTGCTGGGCCTGGTAACAGAGTCCGAAGGGAAAGCGGCGGCAGATATCGCCAGCCGGGTGAACGGCGTTAAGCACGTCACCACCGCGTTTACCATTTTGAAATAA